A window of Methanooceanicella nereidis genomic DNA:
AAGACAAACGATCAGGATCGCAAGCCCCGGGAACGTCGCCATCCACGGCTGGTTCATCATGTAAGCGGCACCTTCGGATATCATCCTTCCCCATTCGGCCTGCCCCGGCTTGGCGCCGAAACCTATGAAACTCAGGCCGGCTGCGACAAGTATGACAGTACCGAGGTCCATCGTCGCCTGGACGATTATAGGGGATAGGCAGTTAGGGGCGAGGTGCTTGAGAATGATCCTTCGGTCGTTAGCGCCTATCGCCTTTGCGGCTTCGATATATGTCCGTTCTCGAATCGATAGCGCCTGCCCTCTCACCAGCCTGGCATATATCGGCCACCACACGATAGTCATGGCCAGCATGACATTCTCGATGCTTCTGCCCAGCGACGCGCAAATGACCATCGCCAGTACAAGGCTGGGGAAAGCGAGGAAGATATCCGTGATCCTCATCATCACTTCGTCTATCTTGCCACCGTAATAACCCGATATGGCTCCCACTACGGTCCCCACTAAAACGGAGACCAGCACTACGCTGAAACCGATATACAGGGATATACGGGTGCCCCATATCACTCTGCTAAAGATATCTCCGCCGGTATCATCGGTACCGAACAGATGCTCGTCGCTGGGTGCCAGCTTTAGCTGCTTCCAGTCCCTGTGCTCGGCGCTGTACGGCGCTATCCAGGGAGCGAATATAGCTACAAGGAAGAATGATAATATGATCAAAAATCCAAGGACTGCCAGAGGGCTCTTCCTGAACAGGTGGATCGAATACTTAATCTCTTTTATCTTAGATTCGTTTTTCGTTTTCCAGTCCTGGACCATTGAGCCTTTCCTGGATGCTCCTGTTATGACCTCTTGTGACGTTGCCATTTTTGATCACCCGTATTTGACCCTCGGGTCAAGATATGCGTACAGTACGTCTACCACCAGGTTCGTGAATACATAGATCAAAACGACAAGGAGCGTGAACCCCATGATCGAAGCGAAATCCGATGAAGTGATAGCGCTGACCGAATATTTGCCGATACCCGGCCACATGAATATTGTCTCCGTAAGCACAGCACCCGAAAGAAGCCCTCCGAAAGCTAACCCTGCCACGGTCGTGGTCGGAGTAAGCGCGTTCCTGAGAGCGTGCTTGAAGATCACGGCCTTCTCTGAGAGACCTTTTGCCCTTGCCGTCCTAATGAAGTCCTGCGTCATGGTCTCAAGCATGCTCGATCTCATCATCCTGGATATGACCGCCAGATAAGTGAAGCACAGGCAGAAAGCCGGCATGACAAGATGCTTTAGCGACTCAAAGAAAAGGTCGACGTTCCCTGCTAACAGGCTATCGATCAGGTAAAGCCCCGTGACGTTGGGAGGCGGAGTAGTAAATAGAGGAAGCCTGCCTCCGAGCGGGAGCATGTCAAGCTGTAAATAGAATATGTAT
This region includes:
- a CDS encoding ABC transporter permease; its protein translation is MKLRDYIFRRFLLLIPVLIGITFITFTLSHMVGDPAAAWVSDKTTPQRYAIIIEQHHLNDPLPIQYMYYINDLVHLDLGNSASQGERPVINCLINYFPATLELTMVAMTMCLFIGIPLGIISAIKKDKLPDHVVRLFSLCGVSVPIFWFGLILQYIFYLQLDMLPLGGRLPLFTTPPPNVTGLYLIDSLLAGNVDLFFESLKHLVMPAFCLCFTYLAVISRMMRSSMLETMTQDFIRTARAKGLSEKAVIFKHALRNALTPTTTVAGLAFGGLLSGAVLTETIFMWPGIGKYSVSAITSSDFASIMGFTLLVVLIYVFTNLVVDVLYAYLDPRVKYG
- a CDS encoding ABC transporter permease; amino-acid sequence: MATSQEVITGASRKGSMVQDWKTKNESKIKEIKYSIHLFRKSPLAVLGFLIILSFFLVAIFAPWIAPYSAEHRDWKQLKLAPSDEHLFGTDDTGGDIFSRVIWGTRISLYIGFSVVLVSVLVGTVVGAISGYYGGKIDEVMMRITDIFLAFPSLVLAMVICASLGRSIENVMLAMTIVWWPIYARLVRGQALSIRERTYIEAAKAIGANDRRIILKHLAPNCLSPIIVQATMDLGTVILVAAGLSFIGFGAKPGQAEWGRMISEGAAYMMNQPWMATFPGLAILIVCLGFNLFGDGLRDILDPRQRR